The following nucleotide sequence is from Pseudonocardia sp. C8.
CCGCGGCCCCGGCGAGCAGCAGCGGGTTCCGGCTGCCCGACCTGCCGCCGACGGTGCGCCCCATGCTGCCGGCCGTGCTCGGTGCGGCGACCGCGCTGATCCTCGCCCTCGGCGTCGTCGCCGGGGTGAACGGTGCGCCGGACCCGGTGCCGGCCCCCGCGCCGCCCGCACCGGTGTCCAACCCCTGACCGGTCTGCTTCGATCACCCCATGGGGATCGGGTGGGAGGACTACCGCAGGCACGACGCCGTCGGCCTGGCCGGGCTGGTGGCAGCCGGTGAGGTGAGCGCAGCGGACCTCCTGGAGGCGGCGATGGCCCGCGCGGACGCCGTCGAGCCGGCGATCAACGCGATCCGGTACCGGATGACCGATCTCGCCCGTGCCCGGGCCCGCGGCCCGCTCAGCGGGCCGTTCGCCGGGGTCCCGTTCCTGGTCAAGGACCTGTCCCAGCACATTGCCGGGGTCCCGACGGGGTGCGGGTCGCGGCCGCTGGCCGGGCACCCGCGCGCGGAGACGTCCACGGTGGTCCGCCGCTGGCTGGACGCCGGGCTGGTGGTCTTCGGCCGGACGGCGACCCCCGAGTTCGGTGCCCGCGCGGTGACCGAGCCGGTCGCCGGCGGCCCGACCCGCAACCCGTGGGACCCGTCCCGCACCCCGGGCGGCAGCTCCGGTGGCTCGGCCGCGGCGGTCGCGGCCGGCGTCGTCCCGGCGGCCGGCGCGAGCGACGGCGGCGGGTCGATCCGCATCCCGGCCGCCGCCTGCGGCCTGTTCGGGCTCAAACCGGGCCGCGGCGTCGTCCCGTCCGGACCGGAGGTCGCCGAGGGTTTCCACGGCGCCGCCGTCCAGGGCGTGCTGTCCCGGACGGTGCGCGACTCGGCCGCGCTGCTGGACGTGATGGCCGGTCCGGCGCCCGAGAGCCCGTACCACGTCCAGCGTCCGGACCGCCCGTACGCCGACGCGGTGCGCGACGACCCGGCACCGCTGCGGATCGGGCTCACCGCGGCGTCCCCGCTGGGCGGCGCGGTCGACCCGCAGGCCGTCGCCGCGGCCACCGACGCGGCGGAGCTGCTGACCTCGCTCGGGCACGTGGTGGAGGAGTCGGCACCGGCCGTCGACGGTCGCGCGCTCGCCACCGACTTCCTCACCACCTGGTTCGCGATGGTCGCCGCCCAGGTGGAGGGCGCGATGGCGCTCACCGGCTGCGGTGAGGAGGAGTTCGAGACCGAGACCCGGGTCATGGCCGCGATCGGCCGGGCGACACCGGCGTCGGCCTACCTCGGTGCGCTGGGCCGCTGGCAGGTCCACACCCGCGCGCTGGCGGAGTTCCACGAGCGTTACGACCTGCTGCTCACCCCGACCCTGGCCCGGCCGCCGTGGCCGATCGGGGAACTCGACCTGGCCGGCCCGATGAAGCTGGCCGCGAAGGGCCTGCTGTCGGCGCGGGCGGGCGCGTTGCTGGGGCGGCTCAACCTGATCGAGGGCATGGTCGACGCGAACTTCGCGCCGGTCCCGTTCACCCAGCTGGCGAACCTGACCGGCCGCCCGGCGTCGTCGGTGCCGCTGTACCGGACCCCGGACGGGCTGCCGGTCGGCGTCCAGTTCGTCGGGCGGCCCGGGGCGGAGCCGCAGCTGCTGGCGCTGGCCGCGCAGCTGGAGCGGGCGCGTCCCTGGGCGCACCGGCAACCCGGGCTCTAGATCAGGCGGACCAGCTCCCGTACCCGGGCGCGCTGGGTCGCCGGGGCGGCCGGGGAGTGGTGCAGCAGCCCGTCGACGGCGTGTACGACCGTCCGCGCCAGCTCGGCGGGGTCCGCGCCGCCGGGGCGACGGGACAGGTGGAACGCGACCTCCCGGACGCAGTCCTCGCGCAGCGCGTCGACGGCCGCGACGCCGTCGGGGGTGCGGGTCGCGAAGGCGGCGAACAACGCGTGCAGCCGGGGGTGGTCGGCGTGCAGCGCGACGGCGGTGTCGGCGATCCGCAGCACCGCCGTGGCCGGGTCCGGCGGGTCGGCGCGCAGCGCGGCGAACTCGGCGTCCAGGGTGGACCGTGCCGCGGCGACGTGCCGGGTGACGAGCGCGTCGAGCAGCGCCTGCTTGTGCGGGAAGTACTGGTACAGCGACCCGATCGAGATCCCGGCCCGCTCGGCGACCCGGTTGGTCGTCGCGCCGAGGCCGGCCCGCTCGAAAACCTGAGCAGCCGCCGTCAGGATGATCTCCACGGTCTCGCGGGACCGGGCCTGACGTGGGGTTCTGCGCACGCTGCGGCCTCCGTGTCGATGGCGCGTATGCGAGTTGTCGCGGGCCATCCGACCACGAAGGCTGGGCCCGTGACCAGCGTGTTCCTCATCGACTACCCGTTGCGGCTCGCCCCGGGCGCGGTCGTGCTGGGCGTGACCTTCGTGGTGCTCGGGCGGTCGTCGCCGCTGTTGCGGATCGTCGTCCTGCTGCTCGGCTTCGTCCTGCTGCGCGACGCGATGACGCCGCTCGGCCTGTGGACGCTCGGCACCACACCGGGTGGGGCACCGTGGTTGCGGTTCGCCCCGGACCCGATCGTCCTCACCGGACTCGGGGCGTCCGGTGTGCTCCTTGCGCTCGCGGTCGCGTACGGGCCGCGGGACCTGCGCGGGCTGGTCGTGTGGGGCGGGCTCGGCCCGCGGGCGCTGGTGAGCGCGCTCGGCGCCGCCGCGGTGGTCCTGGTCCCGGTGGTCGCGCTGCTGTGGACGGTGCCGGTGCAGCTGCGCGGCGGCGAGGTGGCGACGGTGCTGCTCCCGGCCCTGGCGGTGCTCGCGTTCGGCGGGAACCTGATGGAGGAGGTGCTGTTCCGCGGGCTGCTGCAGGGATACCTGTCCGGTCCGCTCGGCCACGGACCGGTGCGGACCGTGCTGCTGTCCGGCCTGCTCTTCGCCGCCGGGCACGTCTTCCTCGCCTCGACCGTGACCGGTCTCGGCTGGCCGGTGCTCGCCTTCACCCTCGCCGAGGGCCTGGCGTGCGCGTGGGTCCGGCAGAGGCACGGGGTGCTCGCCGCGACCGTCACGCACGGGTCGGTGATCCTCGTCCTGGCCTCGGGTCTCTGAACGCCGCCGGTCCGGGTGGATCAGGAACGACGTTCCGGCGGCGGGCCCGTGTTCCTACCGTGGCGGCATGGAGCGCATGACCGGCCGCGCATGGGCGCTGTTCGCCGCGGTGTCCGTGCTGTGGGGGGTGCCGTACCTGTTCATCGGGCTCGCCCTCCGGGACGGCGTCGGTCCGTTGTGGACGGCGGCCGGCCGGGTGGTGCTCGCGGCGGCGGTCCTGGCCCCGGTCGCGGTCCGGCGGCGGGCACTGCTGCGCGGGCGCGGTGGACGGCTCGCCGCGCTCGCGGTGATCGAGATCGTGGTGCCGTTCAGCCTGATCCCGCTCGGGGAGCTGACGGTCGCGTCCGGCCTGGCGGGCGTGCTGATCGCGACCGAGCCGATGTTCGTCCTGCTCGTGGGGCTGCTGCTGGGCAGCCGGACCCGCCCCGGTCCGGTCACGGTCGTCGGGCTCGCGATCGGGTTCACCGGTGTGGTGGTCCTGCTCGGTGTGGCGGGGGCCGGTCCGGGCGTCCCGCTGATCGTGACGGCAGCCGCCTGCTACGGCGTCGGCGCCGTCCTCGTCGAGCGGTGGTTCTCCGACGTCCCCGCCGTCGTCGTGGTCGCCGGGGTGCTGGCGGTCGCGGCGCCGGTGCTGTCGGTGCTGGCGGTCGTCGCGGAGCCGGTCCCGTCGCCGTCGGCGGTGGGGGTGGGCGCGGTGGCCGCGCTGGGCCTCGGAGCGACGGCGGCCGGTCTGGTCTCGTTCTTCGCCCTGATCGGGCTGGCCGGCCCCGACCGCGCCGCGCTGATCACCTACGTCGCGCCGGTCGTCGCCGTCGTGTGCGGAGCCCTGCTGCTGGCCGAGCCGGTCGGGCCGCGCACGGTCGGCGGGACCGTCCTGATCCTCGCCGGGGCGTGGCTGGCGACCCGGACCGGCCGTCGGTGACGGAACGCCGTTCGGGAGCGGACGCGACCGCGCGACCCGATGAGTTCGGGGCCCGCGGCCGGTCCGAGTTCGTGACACCCAGGAAAGGACACCGCCATGGCCGAGCTTCTCGTCGACTTCATCACCTCCCTGGACGGCTACGCGTCGGGGGAGGGCTGGCCCGGGTTCTGGGGCCTCGAGGGCCCGGAGTACCTGGCCTGGCTCGGCGAACAGCCCGAGGTCACCTACCTCATGGGAGCGAACACCTACCGCCTGATGTCGGGTTTCGCCGCCGGCGAGGTCCCCAGTGGCCAGGACGAGTTCCGGGCCGAGGAGGAGGCGTCCGTCGACCAGCTCACGCGAGCGTCCAAGGTGGTGTTCTCCTCCTCGCTCGAGGGGCCGCTGACCTGGGCCAACTCCACCCTCGTCAGCGACGACGCCGTCGAGGCGGTCCGCGGCATGAAGGAGAACGGCCCGGGGATCCTCAGCACGATCGGCAGCCTCAGCCTGTGCCGGTCCCTGCTCGAGGCCGGACTCGTCGACCGCTTCCGGGTCGGGATGTTCCCGGTGATCACCGGCGCCACCGGCGCCGAACGCATCTACGACGGCTACCCGGACGTCGCCCTCGAGATGATCGATCACCGCACCTTCGACGGCCGCATCCAGATGGTCGAGTACCGGCCACGGGTCCTCGAGCACCCGCCGCTCGGCGCTCCTGCGTGACGTCGCCCTCGTGCCATCGGCCCCCGACCTGCAGGTCGTGCAGGTCAGGGCCGGTGGTCATCGGTAGTTCGTGAACTGTAGCGCGATCCCGAAGTCCTTCCCCTTCAGCAGCGCGATGACGGCCTGCAGGTCGTCCTTCTTCTTCCCGGAGACGCGCAGCTGATCGCCCTGGATCTGGGCCTGGACGCCCTTGAGCTTCTCGTCCCGGATCGCCTTGCTGATCTCCTTGGCCTTGTCCTGCGCGATGCCCTGCAGGATCTTGCCGTTGGCCTTGTAGACCTTGCCGGAGATCGCGGGTTCGTCGGCCTCGAACGCCTTCAGCGAGATCCCGCGCTTGACCAGCTTCTCCTTGAAGACGTCGATCCCGGCGCGCAGCCGCTCCTCGGTGTCCGACTCGAAGGTCACCGCCTCCTCGCCGGCCCACGAGACCGTGGTGTTCGTGCCGCGGAAGTCGAACCGTTGCGAGAGCTCCTTCGCGGCCTGGTTCAGCGCGTTGTCGACCTCCTGGCGGTCCACCTTGCTCACGACGTCGAACGACGGGTCGGCCATCTCGCTCCTCCTCGGGGGTGGGCCCCCTCGTCGGGGCCCGTCGGGTCGTGTCGTATCCTCGTTCACGCACTCAGCGAGAGCGATGTGCACCCCGGCTGGTTGCCCGAGCGGCCAAAGGGAGCGGACTGTAAATCCGTCGGCTTAGCCTTCCCAGGTTCGAATCCTGGACCAGCCACCAGGGATGAGGGAGGCCCCCGACCAGCGGAAACGCCGGATCCGGGGGCCTTTCTCGTCGTCCGGCGCCGTACCGGGTGCCGGCCCGGTCACGTGGTCACCGCGACCGTGCCGGACCACCGGGACCAGCGCCGCGGCCGGGCGGTCGCCGGAGCCGCCCGCGGGCCACCAGCTCGATCACCACGGCGACCGCGACGGACTCCGCGGCCAGCAGCGCGACCAGGACGAGGACCTGCGCGGCGGCGGCCTGGACCGGGTCACCGCTGCCGATCAGGACGCCGACGAAGGCGCCGGGCAGGGTGACGAGTCCGACCGTGCGGGTCTGGTCGAGCGCCGGGACCAGCGCGTCCGCGCCGGAGCGGCGGATCAGCAGCAGCGCCGCGTCCCGGGGGAGCAACCCGAGTGCCAGCGCGGCCTCGTACTCGCCGCGGCGTCCGGCGAGCTCGTCGAGGGCCCGGCGACCGGCCAGCGAGGACCCCGTCATCGCCCCGCCGATCACGATCCCGGCGACCGGGACGACCGCGATCCCGGTCAGCGGCACCGCGCCGAGTGCCAGGACCACGGTCAGCACCGGGCCGACGCCGGCGACGATCGCGACACCGGCCAGCAGCCCGGTCCGGTCCCGGGTCATGCGCCGCGCCGCGGTCCACGTCGCGACGCCCACCATCAGCGCGACGAACGCCGCCGTGCCGGACCACGTGCGGATCAATGCCACGATGACGGCGGCGACCGCGGCGAGCTGCACCACCGCGCGCACCGATGCGACGACGACCGGGCGGGCGGTGCCCAGCCCCGCACCCCGGCCGGCGGCCACGGCCAGGAGCACCAGGGCCACGAGCGCGCCCGCGAGGGGCCATCCGACCGTCACGCCGGTTGCCTCGCCCATGCCGTGTCCCCGCTCGTCGCCCGCCCGGCACACTCTGCCCCAGGACCGGTGGCGGCACCC
It contains:
- a CDS encoding amidase, giving the protein MGIGWEDYRRHDAVGLAGLVAAGEVSAADLLEAAMARADAVEPAINAIRYRMTDLARARARGPLSGPFAGVPFLVKDLSQHIAGVPTGCGSRPLAGHPRAETSTVVRRWLDAGLVVFGRTATPEFGARAVTEPVAGGPTRNPWDPSRTPGGSSGGSAAAVAAGVVPAAGASDGGGSIRIPAAACGLFGLKPGRGVVPSGPEVAEGFHGAAVQGVLSRTVRDSAALLDVMAGPAPESPYHVQRPDRPYADAVRDDPAPLRIGLTAASPLGGAVDPQAVAAATDAAELLTSLGHVVEESAPAVDGRALATDFLTTWFAMVAAQVEGAMALTGCGEEEFETETRVMAAIGRATPASAYLGALGRWQVHTRALAEFHERYDLLLTPTLARPPWPIGELDLAGPMKLAAKGLLSARAGALLGRLNLIEGMVDANFAPVPFTQLANLTGRPASSVPLYRTPDGLPVGVQFVGRPGAEPQLLALAAQLERARPWAHRQPGL
- a CDS encoding TetR/AcrR family transcriptional regulator; its protein translation is MRRTPRQARSRETVEIILTAAAQVFERAGLGATTNRVAERAGISIGSLYQYFPHKQALLDALVTRHVAAARSTLDAEFAALRADPPDPATAVLRIADTAVALHADHPRLHALFAAFATRTPDGVAAVDALREDCVREVAFHLSRRPGGADPAELARTVVHAVDGLLHHSPAAPATQRARVRELVRLI
- a CDS encoding CPBP family intramembrane glutamic endopeptidase, translating into MTSVFLIDYPLRLAPGAVVLGVTFVVLGRSSPLLRIVVLLLGFVLLRDAMTPLGLWTLGTTPGGAPWLRFAPDPIVLTGLGASGVLLALAVAYGPRDLRGLVVWGGLGPRALVSALGAAAVVLVPVVALLWTVPVQLRGGEVATVLLPALAVLAFGGNLMEEVLFRGLLQGYLSGPLGHGPVRTVLLSGLLFAAGHVFLASTVTGLGWPVLAFTLAEGLACAWVRQRHGVLAATVTHGSVILVLASGL
- a CDS encoding DMT family transporter, with amino-acid sequence MERMTGRAWALFAAVSVLWGVPYLFIGLALRDGVGPLWTAAGRVVLAAAVLAPVAVRRRALLRGRGGRLAALAVIEIVVPFSLIPLGELTVASGLAGVLIATEPMFVLLVGLLLGSRTRPGPVTVVGLAIGFTGVVVLLGVAGAGPGVPLIVTAAACYGVGAVLVERWFSDVPAVVVVAGVLAVAAPVLSVLAVVAEPVPSPSAVGVGAVAALGLGATAAGLVSFFALIGLAGPDRAALITYVAPVVAVVCGALLLAEPVGPRTVGGTVLILAGAWLATRTGRR
- a CDS encoding dihydrofolate reductase family protein, with protein sequence MAELLVDFITSLDGYASGEGWPGFWGLEGPEYLAWLGEQPEVTYLMGANTYRLMSGFAAGEVPSGQDEFRAEEEASVDQLTRASKVVFSSSLEGPLTWANSTLVSDDAVEAVRGMKENGPGILSTIGSLSLCRSLLEAGLVDRFRVGMFPVITGATGAERIYDGYPDVALEMIDHRTFDGRIQMVEYRPRVLEHPPLGAPA
- a CDS encoding YajQ family cyclic di-GMP-binding protein; translation: MADPSFDVVSKVDRQEVDNALNQAAKELSQRFDFRGTNTTVSWAGEEAVTFESDTEERLRAGIDVFKEKLVKRGISLKAFEADEPAISGKVYKANGKILQGIAQDKAKEISKAIRDEKLKGVQAQIQGDQLRVSGKKKDDLQAVIALLKGKDFGIALQFTNYR
- a CDS encoding ABC transporter permease produces the protein MGEATGVTVGWPLAGALVALVLLAVAAGRGAGLGTARPVVVASVRAVVQLAAVAAVIVALIRTWSGTAAFVALMVGVATWTAARRMTRDRTGLLAGVAIVAGVGPVLTVVLALGAVPLTGIAVVPVAGIVIGGAMTGSSLAGRRALDELAGRRGEYEAALALGLLPRDAALLLIRRSGADALVPALDQTRTVGLVTLPGAFVGVLIGSGDPVQAAAAQVLVLVALLAAESVAVAVVIELVARGRLRRPPGRGAGPGGPARSR